TTGTAGGAGTTGGTTGTGAGGAATGCCTTGTGGTACGTGCTGGATGTGAAGACTGCCTTGCATTTGGAGCTGGCTGAGAAGCCTGCCCTGTTACAGTTGGAGCTGGCTGGGAAGCCTGCCCTGTTGCAGTTGGAGCTGGCTGTGAAGTTTGGCCTGTTGCAGTTTGAGCTGGCTGTGAAGTTTGGCCTGTTGCAGTTTGAACTGGTTGTGAAGCATGGCCTGATGCAGTTGGAGCTGGCTGTGATGATTGCCCTGCATGTGAAGATTGGCCAGTTGTAGTTGGGTTCCTCCTAGGCCTGTCTCTCCTCCTTAATGGAGATACCTTGTAAATATACATGTAAACAACATAAGCAATCAACTCATAAATTCACCATTTAATCCACATAAGCAATCAACTTATAAATTACCCAATTCAACCACACAAATAATCAATACGTAAACCATCAACCAATTGCAACTTCATACAAACCACACAAACATTCAACAATTTCAACTTCATATAAACCACACAAACACATTTATATGCACGTACCTCTCCGGTATTACCCAAACGTTTATTTCTCTCTTTTCGGATTCGTCTCTGTCAAGCTGTCTCTCCGGTAATGGCTGCCTTACATCCCCTAGAATTATGCCCTTCCATCTTGCATCTACCACATAGAATTTTACCACCAGCCCTTGTAACTTTGAATGGGTTGTGTGGCTCATCTGCTTGCCTGTTCCTCTTCTTCTTGGGACGCCCTGATGGTTTCTTAACAACCCATGGATGTATGTTTGGTAATTCAGTCCTCACCCACTCTTCAGGACCAGGGATAGGGTTAATTACATGACTATACTCTCCTAAGTACACATCCTTGGAGAAGTATCTATCAACATAAGATTCAGGCCTCTCTCTGTTAGTGTATATGGCAGAGATAACATGCTTGCAAGGCACTCCTGACAATTGCCACAACCTACAACTGCAAGTCCTAGCTCCCAAATCCACAACAGATGTGGTGTCACAACAATCCACAGAGTATTTATCTTGACCCACTGCAGTACAGAAACAGTTCCTAGCTTCAATCTTCAACTTTTCCAATTGCTCTTGAATTGCAGGGCAGATATCCCCCTTGTACCTTTTCATCCCTTCTGACTTAATATGGTATCTCTTCATAATCCTTTTTCTTATCCACTCAAACATAGCAAGAACAGGTAAGTTCCTAGCTAACTTGATATAGGCATTGAATGACTCACATATGTTATTCTGCAACGCATCCGATTTCGTGTGAGTAGAGAAATGACATCGTGCCCATGTCTTTGGATCATGCTTTATAACCCAATTGTAAGCAGACTCGTCAAGGTTTTTAATTGCTTGCATATGGAGTTCCCATGAACGTTCAGTACCAGCTCCTGCTGCCCTCCACAATAGATTCTTGTATTCTGTCCCTTTGAATTGCAACTTCATGTTCTCCCACATATGCCTTACACAAAACCTGTGCTCTATACCTGGCATGACTGTGTTCATTGCCTCTACCAACCCCTAATATTGACCAAACAATAAACAAACAAAAGTAATCAGATTCAATGAATGACATTAAACACTCATATCTAATTAATTACAATAGTGAATCAAATTTAAGGACGTACCTTTTGCTGGTCTGACATGAAGACCCATTTGGTCTCCTATGGTGTACCAAAATCAGAAACCAATAATTCCAAAAACCATTGCCAAGAGGCTTTGCACTCTATGTCCACACATCCAAGTGCTATTGGGAACATGTTCTCATTACCATCCCTAGCAATAGCATATAACAGTTGGCCACCCATTGGTGATTTGAGAAAGCATCCATCCAGACCAATTAATGGCCTCATTCCAGAAAAATACCCTTGTTTTTGAGCTGTAAACCGCACATACATGTACTGAAAAACAACAATCTCCCTAGGTATAGCATTTGATGCACTTGCTTCACCTGTGTGTTCCAAAAACTGTAGCTTTGTCTGAATTTTGATCAAGCTTCCAGGATTTGATACCTTGATCATTTCCGTGTAATCATACAACCGCTTATACTGTAATGTAAGGTCACCTTCGAAGTGTTTTGCGTCCCTTCTCATTGCCCTATAGCATTTAGAAGGTCTAACTTCAGTTCCTAACTCCCTCTGGATCTTCATCTGCATTGCCTCCACGGTCCAGTCTTTATTTTCCCGCAAATCTGACTTATACTTTTCAGCAATGTAAGCTGACCCAACCAATCGATTGACATTGTCCCTTGGACACTCGTGTTTTGGCTTGAAAGTTTTTATCTGGAATGTCCTTGTCCTTCTCATTGAAGATGCATGTACCTTAAAACCACATTTCTGCTTGCATATGACAGTCACAGTTGTTTTAGTATTCCTGCTCAACTTATAATCAAATCCTTGCTTCACTGCCCACTCCTTCAGTGCCTTCCTATACACATAAACGTTCGAGAACCTCATACCCAAAGACAACTTAGGATCTGCCATCCCTGTGACTTCATTAAATTCTTCAAATTTAGGGTTACCATCATCAGAAGACTCACTCAAACTGTTCAAGTCATCTTCATCACACGGGCTCTCATTGAATTCTCGAAAGTCTTCTTCATTCAGGGCAGGTTCAGCTCCAGTTTGACTTTCACCTTCTTGTCGATCTCCCTCTGCTCCATCAACATTTCTTGTGTAGTTTTGGAATATATCATCATCACTCCCCTCCAGATCCACAAACTCTTCACTCAAGTCCAATTCAGCATCAGTGGTGTCACTATCAACCTCATCCCTCGTATAGTCATAGTCGCCATCATCGGAATCATCTCCCCAGTGCTAGCATCATTGTTTGATTGCTCAGATGGATCTTCATGTGGATCATCAAAAGGTTATGGTGATTGCTGAGTCCCAATTAGTGATTGTGGTTCAGTTTGAGTCTGGATTGGTGTTTGTGGCTCTTCATATTGTGTCTGTTGATGAAATGGTGATTGTGGCTCAGTTTGCATAGGTGATTGTGGTTCAGTTTCAAAAGGTTGTGTTGATTGTGGTTCAGTTTGCATAGGTGGGGGTGATTGTGCTTCTTGGGGTTGTGGCTCTGGATGGATTGGTGTTTGTGGCTCTGGATAGTTTGGCTGTGGGGCTGGTTGGTTTTCATTGACAACTGCAACATGCACTACTTCTTGGTAGAACAGATCATACGTCTTAAGCGGCTTATTATAATCAAACATGTTGAATATGTCTTTGTCCGATGTTATTTCCTCATACGCTATCTCACCTCGCAGTCCCCATATCTTAAACCATATTTGACAGCAATTTGCATAACCCAGCTCAAAGCCAATACTTTGTAGTTCAAATAATGACAGGTAGTCCACGTCCGTCTCCTCTATTATCTTGGTACTACCCCCATTGTAGACCATATCATCCTCTGTAATGTCCCATTTGCCTCCATGATGTATGACTAACTTGACATAGTCAGCCATTATCACCACCTATACGAAATAAACAtgatttttaaaccacaattaCAATTATCCATAAAGAGATTAACCAAGACCAACATTAACCAAGACTAACAAAGCAACAGATATCCAACTATAAATCATCAATAGACAGAGTAAACATCAATACTCAGCATTAAGCAATCGTCCAACAAGAGTAAACATTAATCAACAACAGGCAAACAAGCAATTGTCCATACTCAGCAATAACCAATTGTCCAATATGAGTACACATTACTCAGCAACAGGCAAACAAGCAATTGTCCATACTCAGTAATAACCAATTGTCCAATATGAGTACACATTACTCAGCAACAGGCAAACAAGCAATTGTCCATACTCAGCAATAACCAATTGTCCAATATGAGTACACATTACTCAGAAACAGGCAAACAAGCAGTTGGTCAAAATGAGTAAACATAAACAAATAATCACATATCCAAACAGAGCATCATCAACTATACAAACATAAACTAACATTAAACAGCAATTGTCCAAGACAGAGTGCCCATCGGCTTGAAACAAAGAAGCACTTATCCAACAAGACATTAAACATGGTAAACGATAAACATGCTATACTATAAACAAAAGTATGAAACGATAATCAAACGTATTGAAATGATAACATAGGTTCAATCGATTAAGCAACAGTATAGAAACGATAATCGCGGTAAACGATAAACAAAACAACATCGCGATTGAAACGATAAACAAAAAAAAGCGATTAATCCATTGAAACGGTTAACACAGGTTTAATCGATAGTTAAAAACAACATTTAGCAAAAGGAGTTCAAACGACAATAATTTTACATTGCGTAACCCACTTAATCACTGTTCAAAACCCATTTTATCACCCTGCAAAATCCATTTCCCCCCTTTTGAAACCCATTTGTATCTATAACACCGAACATGCAAAACAATCACTACAAGtagaaagaataaaaaataaacagagTATGCGTTCGAACCTTGTAAAACAGAGTAAGCTGAACCAGTAGCAAAACAATCCCCGCTTTTCTTACACAACCACCATGTTCTTCTTCGTAAAGATGGTTCGTCTGCGATGTGGTGGTTGAAAGAATTACCTTTTTCAAATGCGTTTGATCCTTTAAATGTGATGGAAGCTTGAAGATGAAAGGTTTCAGCTTACGAAAAGGTTAGGGATGACAGTTAATATGAAAAAGGTAAGAGGAATTAAAGACTTTTCATTTACCACCCCATCTTTTGTCTTCCGAAAATGCCCCTAGCATGTCACGTGACTTTTTTGCCAGCTCATCACTTCTAACGGTGTTTCCCTGATTTACCActctttgctaacggaatgaagttcaaggcaccaacttgcaaacttttaaaccacaggggtgcATTTCAaaaatgggccaaaccacaaggtttatttttgtacttttccctattaaaaatgtaaaattttaccTATTTCTTACTTTAAGAATTATTGGTAagatttgaatttatttaaaccCATAAATTTACTAAGGGGAGAGTGAAACTTTAGCAGTCataaaaattctaaacttttTTATTCATGTTTTGAGATTTTCTTCCAAATTTTAATTAGTAGCTAAACCCcttctttattttgttttatttttattttttaaattaattttttattaatctaCTATTATGATAAGTTTGATAAGTTTTCAtttatttgaagttttttttgttctttctccGTATATGAGTATTTCTCCTTATTATGAGTGGTTATGGTCTATGTTGGTGGTTGTGATATGTATCCATGTATATGTGTTATCATGCTGTTCTCCATGGACAAGTTAAAGAGTTTTGTCTACTATCATATAGATATGGCTCGTTGAAAGATCATGAAgtctttttcaaagaaaaagattcTAATATTGAGTGGAATGTGTTTCATGTCATTACGCCAAAAATTGTTTCAAGCATTGTCTACTATTGATGTATCACGATCTATGATATTGAAAGTAGAGATTCAAAAACTCCTTTAATGTACGTTTggattataaattttttaattacttgtcTTGAAATGTACTatttatatttgtaacataCTGATCCAATACCATGAAAATATTATCCGTTTTGACTTTAATCCAACACCTTGGGTCTCACGGATTTAAAAcgtgtctgcatgtattggattctcatcttactaataagccatAGTCACTCTCTTTTCATTTCCGACGTGGGATttagttcattcctgccccatcGCTATCCTTCAGGACTGCTCCTTGTTCAGGCCTTCTACTCTGGCgtcacccactccggaccgtgTCATTACAGGCCCATTAGCTTTTGCGCGATTCATCCCGAACTACACATCGTACGTGAAGAGTCGGATctaataccaattgtaacatccTGGTCCAATATCATATAGGTATTATCTGTTTTGGTCCTAATGCAACACTTTAGACCTCATGAGTTTTAAAACGTATCTGCGAGTCTTgcattctcatcttactaataaaccATAATCACTATCTCTATTTCTAATGTGAGATTCAATTCATTCATGTTTTGTCGTCATCTCTTAAAATCAGTCCTTGTTCTGACCTTCTAACCCGATGCCACTCACTCCAGGCgggattatatattttttatatgaataattATATTCCTAAAAGAGGTTTGAATTTATTTGAGGAAGGTTAATTagctaaaaatataaaaatcgtgtatattaataataatttgaGACGTATTTCTCAACCTCCCCATattataaaatgatatataattaCATAAGCATTATCAAATTCCtcttaatttaatcaaaaaatATTATGAGTCCTAGAATAGGTGCAACCGCCATTATTACCgataaaaaaaagggaaaaaagcAGTCAACAAAACAAAGATTAAAATGTTGGTTTTATTAACAGCACTAAACTTGATTAAATGGACATCACAAGGCATGATTCACCACTAATTACATATCCTTGAACCTAAGATCAACtatgttaattaattagctACGCAACAAATTAAACAGACC
The DNA window shown above is from Euphorbia lathyris chromosome 1, ddEupLath1.1, whole genome shotgun sequence and carries:
- the LOC136213005 gene encoding uncharacterized protein, whose protein sequence is MNTVMPGIEHRFCVRHMWENMKLQFKGTEYKNLLWRAAGAGTERSWELHMQAIKNLDESAYNWVIKHDPKTWARCHFSTHTKSDALQNNICESFNAYIKLARNLPVLAMFEWIRKRIMKRYHIKSEGMKRYKGDICPAIQEQLEKLKIEARNCFCTAVGQDKYSVDCCDTTSVVDLGARTCSCRLWQLSGVPCKHVISAIYTNRERPESYVDRYFSKDVYLGEYSHVINPIPGPEEWVRTELPNIHPWVVKKPSGRPKKKRNRQADEPHNPFKVTRAGGKILCGRCKMEGHNSRGCKAAITGETA